The following proteins are co-located in the Xiphophorus hellerii strain 12219 chromosome 2, Xiphophorus_hellerii-4.1, whole genome shotgun sequence genome:
- the ccnd2a gene encoding G1/S-specific cyclin-D2a isoform X3 yields the protein MWFLGRLTPGSGPEVSWENSSEVCEEQKCEEEVFPLAMNYLDRFLAMVPIKKCNLQLLGAVCMFLASKLKETRPLTAEKLCIYTDNSIRPQELLEWELVVLGKLKWNLAAVTPNDFIEHIVRRLPLADDKLVLIRKHVQTFIALCATDFRFAMYPPSMIATGSVGAAICGLQLDSADRSQWGDSLTDLLAKITNTEVDVLKECQEQIERVLESSLREGRQQQQQQQQTQRGPSGKGLEELDQASTPTDVRDVNL from the exons GTCTGCGAGGAGCAGAAGTGCGAGGAAGAAGTTTTTCCTCTGGCCATGAACTACCTGGACAGATTTTTAGCGATGGTGCCGATCAAGAAATGcaacctgcagctgctgggCGCAGTCTGCATGTTCCTGGCCTCCAAGCTGAAGGAGACGCGGCCATTAACGGCAGAGAAGCTCTGCATCTACACAGATAACTCCATCAGGCCGCAGGAGCTGCTg GAATGGGAGCTCGTGGTTTTGGGGAAGTTGAAGTGGAACTTGGCGGCGGTGACGCCGAACGATTTCATCGAGCACATCGTGCGGAGGCTGCCGCTGGCCGACGACaagctggttctgatccggaaACACGTCCAGACCTTCATCGCCCTCTGCGCCACAG ATTTCCGATTCGCCATGTATCCCCCCTCCATGATCGCCACAGGAAGTGTGGGGGCGGCCATCTGCGGCCTGCAGCTGGACTCGGCTGACCGATCCCAGTGGGGCGACAGCCTGACGGACCTGCTGGCCAAGATCACCAACACAGAGGTG GACGTTCTGAAGGAGTGCCAGGAGCAGATCGAGCGCGTCCTGGAGAGCAGCCTGCGTGAGGgccggcagcagcagcagcagcagcagcagacgcAGCGGGGCCCCAGCGGGAAGGGCCTGGAGGAGCTGGACCAGGCCTCCACGCCCACAGACGTCCGTGACGTCAACTTGTGA